One genomic window of Terriglobales bacterium includes the following:
- a CDS encoding prepilin-type N-terminal cleavage/methylation domain-containing protein, with translation MVSGKPKSRSGGFTLIELMMVISILLILYSIATPIYKTSILRARETVLKDDLFQLRSLISQYTLDKQKAPQSLEDLISAGYLKSIPKDPFTASTETWTTDQEDTLLSVDQQQPGIIDVHSGSNQVSSEGTPYSSW, from the coding sequence ATGGTGAGCGGGAAACCCAAATCGCGCAGCGGCGGCTTCACCCTCATCGAGTTGATGATGGTGATCAGCATCCTGCTGATTCTGTATTCGATTGCGACGCCGATTTACAAGACCTCAATTCTGCGCGCGCGGGAGACGGTGCTGAAAGACGACCTGTTCCAGCTGCGCAGCCTGATTTCACAGTACACCTTGGACAAACAAAAGGCACCGCAGTCTTTGGAAGACCTGATCTCAGCAGGTTATTTGAAGTCCATTCCTAAAGACCCCTTCACTGCGTCCACAGAAACATGGACAACTGATCAAGAAGACACGCTGCTCAGCGTGGACCAGCAGCAGCCCGGCATCATTGATGTGCATAGCGGATCAAATCAGGTGAGCTCCGAAGGCACACCCTATAGTTCGTGGTGA